One genomic region from Prunus persica cultivar Lovell chromosome G3, Prunus_persica_NCBIv2, whole genome shotgun sequence encodes:
- the LOC18782057 gene encoding cyclin-A2-4, with amino-acid sequence MSANMKRENMVTSNVRELPGRITRARAASLHTSGQMPPIKPPTQQSQKQAVRTNPKRAATDENSTKAAGNACMQRKRRAVLQDVTNACCKPSYGSCFNATKIQVKNSKPAKKGQAKLTKMVPSVALDSKTEAVQGIIKPELTSDLHSINLEDGNMLMWSTKDVKDVRQSENQSSGSRVASKVQSPSNKAHDASLSADMVPSSNQHIVNIDADYKDPQLCSLYAPDIYNHLRVAELDRRPNATFMETIQQDITKSMRGILIDWLVEVSEEYKLVADTLYLTVYLIDWFLCHNYTERTRLQLLGITCMLIASKYEEICAPRVEELCFMTDNTYSKEEVLKMESQVLKYFGFQLFAPTTKTFLRRFLRAAQASYKTPSLELEYLANYLAELTLVDYSFLNFLPSVIAASAVFLSKWTLDQSSHPWNPILEHYTRYTPLDLKITVLALQDLQLNTNGCPLSAVRMKYRHQKFKSVAGLSSPKLLETLF; translated from the exons ATGTCTGCAAACatgaagagagaaaatatgGTCACCTCCAATGTTAGAGAGCTTCCTGGAAGAATAACACGTGCTCGAGCTGCTTCACTTCATACATCTGGACAAATGCCCCCAATAAAACCACCCACACAACAGAGCCAGAAGCAGGCTGTGCGAACAAATCCAAAAAGAGCTGCCACGGATGAGAACAGTACAAAAGCTGCTGGTAATGCATGTATGCAACGTAAGAGGAGGGCTGTGCTTCAGGATGTGACCAATGCTTGCTGTAAACCTTCGTACGGGAGCTGCTTCAATGCAACTAAAATTCAG GTTAAGAACAGCAAGCCAGCTAAAAAGGGTCAGGCAAAGCTGACAAAAATGGTCCCTTCCGTTGCGCTAGATTCAAAAACGGAGGCTGTGCAGGGAATTATAAAACCAGAACTAACATCCGACTTACattcaattaatttggaaGATGGAAACATGCTTATGTGGTCAACTAAGGATGTGAAAGATGTTCGTCAGTCAGAAAATCAGAGTTCTGGATCTAGAGTGGCTTCAAAAGTCCAAAGCCCTTCAAATAAAG CGCATGATGCTAGCCTTTCAGCAGACATGGTTCCATCGAGCAACCAACATATTGTTAACATTGATGCAGATTACAAGGATCCTCAATTGTGTAGCCTCTATGCCCCTGATATCTACAACCATTTACGTGTTGCAGAG CTTGACCGAAGGCCAAATGCTACTTTTATGGAAACAATACAGCAAGATATCACCAAAAGTATGAGAGGGATTTTAATTGATTGGCTTGTAGAG GTGTCAGAGGAATATAAGTTGGTGGCAGATACGCTTTACCTCACAGTCTATCTCATCGATTGGTTTCTCTGTCATAATTACACTGAAAGGACTAGACTTCAATTGCTTGGCATCACTTGCATGCTAATTGCCTC gaaatatgaagaaatttgTGCACCGCGTGTGGAAGAACTTTGTTTCATGACAGACAACACTTACTCGAAAGAGGAG GTATTGAAAATGGAGAGTCAAGTATTGAAGTATTTTGGGTTTCAACTTTTTGCACCAACAACTAAAACTTTCCTCAG GAGATTTCTTCGAGCAGCACAAGCTTCTTATAAG ACTCCTAGCCTTGAACTGGAGTACTTGGCCAATTATCTTGCTGAACTAACTTTGGTTGACTATAGCTTCTTGAATTTCCTTCCTTCCGTCATTGCTGCATCAGctgtttttctttccaaatggACCTTAGATCAGTCCAGCCATCCATGG AATCCAATACTAGAACACTATACCCGTTACACGCCATTGGATTTGAAGATCACAGTTCTTGCTCTGCAAGATTTACAGTTGAACACCAATGGTTGTCCTCTGAGTGCTGTACGCATGAAGTATAGGCACCAAAAG TTTAAATCCGTAGCGGGTTTGTCATCCCCAAAACTCCTTGAAACACTATTTTGA
- the LOC18781994 gene encoding uncharacterized protein LOC18781994: MGSYGKLAKRAVETEMPIMVQIQQLVRGAKNAVSLAQGVVHWQPPKQALDKVKELVWEPSISRYGADEGILELREALVKKLHNENKLYKSSVMVTSGANQAFVNLVLTLCDSGDSVVMFAPYYFNAYMSFQMTGVTNILVGPGHPETLYPDADWLEKTLSETKPTPKLVTVVNPGNPSGTYIPDPLLKRISDICRDAGSWLVVDNTYEYFMYDDLKHTCVEGNHIVNIFSFSKAYGMMGWRVGYIAYPSEVEGFATQLLKVQDNIPICASIISQYLALHSLEMGPEWVTERVKGLVKNKEIVLEALSPLGKDAVKGGEGAIYLWAKLPDKYADDDKFVHWLAHRHGVVVIPGSACGCPGNVRISFGGLLEDDCKAAAERLRRGLEELIRDGMVQ; encoded by the exons ATGGGTTCATATGGAAAACTTGCAAAGAGGGCTGTGGAGACTGAGATGCCGATCATGGTTCAG ATACAACAATTGGTTCGAGGAGCCAAGAATGCTGTGTCACTGGCCCAG GGAGTAGTTCACTGGCAACCACCCAAACAGGCTTTGGATAAGGTGAAAGAACTTGTATGGGAGCCTTCAATTAGTCGTTACGGTGCTGATGAAGGTATACTTGAACTCAGGGAGGCATTGGTAAAAAAG TTGCATAATGAAAATAAGTTGTACAAATCTTCAGTGATGGTTACTTCAGGTGCAAATCAG GCATTTGTGAACCTTGTTCTTACATTGTGTGATTCCGGGGACTCTGTGGTTATGTTTGCACCATACTACTTCAATGCCTACATGTCCTTCCAGATGACCGGCGTGACTAATATATTGGTGGGTCCTGGCCACCCAGAGACACTTTACCCAGATGCAG ACTGGTTGGAGAAAACGTTATCGGAAACAaaaccaaccccaaaacttgTTACGGTTGTTAATCCTGGCAACCCAAGTGGAACCTATATTCCGGACCCTCTTCTtaag AGGATTTCAGATATTTGTAGAGACGCTGGATCATGGCTTGTTGTGGATAATACATACGA GTATTTTATGTATGATGATTTGAAACACACATGTGTGGAGGGAAATCACATAGTAAACATTTTTTCCTTCTCGAAAGCTTATGGGATGATGGGATGGCGAGTTGGATAT ATAGCATACCCATCAGAAGTAGAGGGTTTTGCTACCCAACTCCTCAAAGTTCAAGATAACATTCCCATCTGTGCTTCAATAATTTCACAGTACCTTGCGCTCCACTCATTGGAAATGGGACCCGAATGGGTCACTGAACGAGTGAAAGGTCTTGTCAAGAATAAAGAAATTGTTCTAGAAGCGCTTTCCCCTCTCGGAAAAGATGCTGTTAAAGGTGGAGAAGGTGCTATATACTTGTGGGCAAAGCTTCCGGACAAATATGCAGATGACGATAAATTTGTTCACTGGCTTGCTCACAGGCATGGGGTGGTGGTGATCCCCGGAAGTGCGTGTGGGTGCCCAGGAAATGTGAGAATCTCCTTTGGTGGCTTGCTAGAGGATGACTGCAAAGCTGCCGCAGAAAGGCTGAGGAGAGGGTTAGAAGAATTGATCAGAGATGGAATGGTTCAGTAA
- the LOC18782185 gene encoding katanin p60 ATPase-containing subunit A1, translating into MVGPTLVGLQDHLKLAREYAMEGLYDTSLIFFDGGIAQINKHLNTLDDPLIRSKWMNVKKALTEEAEVVKQLDAERRAFKESPLGRRPSSPPIHAKSSFVFQPLDEYPTSSGLPMDDPDVWRPPSRDTTGRRPGKAGPGGMRKSPQDATWARGSATRTAPPGRGAKAGGSSRANSAVRTSATGKKGTGSIKSSKADSANGDAEDGKSKRSQYEGPDPDLAEMLERDVLETSPGVRWDDVAGLTEAKRLLEEAVVLPLWMPEYFQGIRRPWKGVLMFGPPGTGKTLLAKAVATECGTTFFNVSSATLASKWRGESERMVRCLFDLARAYAPSTIFIDEIDSLCNSRGASGEHESSRRVKSELLVQVDGVNNTGTNEDGTRKIVMVLAATNFPWDIDEALRRRLEKRIYIPLPNFESRKALIRINLKSVEVAQDVDIDDVARRTEGYSGDDLTNVCRDASLNGMRRKIAGKTREEIKSMSKDDISKDPVAMCDFEEALRKVQRSVSQADIERHEKWFNEFGSG; encoded by the exons atgGTGGGGCCAACTCTGGTGGGTCTGCAAGACCACCTGAAGCTGGCGAGAGAGTACGCAATGGAAGGGCTCTACGATACCTCCTTGATCTTCTTTGATGGTGGCATTGCTCAGATCAACAA GCACCTAAACACGCTTGATGATCCGTTGATTCGCTCGAAATGGATGAATGTAAAGAAAGCACTTACCGAGGAGGCCGAGGTTGTGAAACAATTAGATGCAGAGAGAAGAGCATTTAAGGAAAGTCCCTTGGGCCGACGCCCTTCTTCGCCTCCAATTCATGCTAAGTCGTCATTTGTTTTTCAACCCTTAGATGAATACCCAACTTCTTCTGGTTTGCCCATGGATGATCCTGATGTGTGGAGGCCACCAAGTCGGGACACTACAGGTAGAAGACCTGGAAAGGCTGGCCCAGGTGGTATGAGGAAGTCACCACAAGATGCAACTTGGGCTCGTGGCTCTGCAACAAGAACAGCCCCACCTGGCCGTGGTGCAAAGGCTGGTGGATCAAGTAGGGCTAACTCAGCGGTTCGAACATCTGCTACTGGAAAGAAAGGCACTGGTTCCATCAAATCTAGCAAGGCAGATTCAGCA aaTGGTGATGCTGAAGATGGAAAGTCAAAGAGGTCACAGTATGAGGGACCGGATCCTGATTTGGCTGAAATGCTTGAAAGGGATGTGCTGGAAACCAGTCCTGGAGTGAGATGGGATGATGTTGCTGGTTTGACTGAAGCAAAAAGACTTCTAGAGGAAGCTGTTGTGCTTCCTTTGTGGATGCCTGAATATTTTCAG GGAATTAGGAGGCCATGGAAGGGTGTTCTTATGTTCGGTCCTCCTGGAACTGGGAAGACGTTACTTGCTAAAGCTGTTGCTACTGAGTGTGGAACAACTTTTTTCAATGTCTCCTCTGCTACTTTAGCTTCAAAATGGCGTGGAGAGAGTGAACGTATGGTACGGTGCTTATTTGATCTTGCAAGAGCTTATGCGCCGAGTACAATAttcattgatgaaattgattcACTTTGCAATTCCCGGGG GGCATCTGGGGAGCATGAGTCATCTAGAAGGGTGAAATCTGAACTTCTAGTTCAGGTAGATGGGGTCAACAATACTGGCACAAATGAAGATGGTACTCGTAAAATAGTGATGGTTTTGGCCGCTACTAACTTTCCATGGGACATAGATGAGGCACTCAG GAGGAGGCTGGAGAAGCGTATTTATATTCCCCTACCAAATTTTGAGAGCCGTAAAGCACTTATTCGGATAAATTTGAAATCCGTCGAG GTGGCTCAGGACGTAGATATTGATGATGTGGCTCGCAGAACAGAGGGATATAGTGGTGATGATCTCACAAATGTTTGCCGGGATGCTTCCCTGAATGGGATGAGGCGCAAAATAGCTGGAAAGACGCGTGAAGAGATCAAGAGCATGTCCAAGGATGATATCTCAAAGGATCCCGTTGCCATGTGTGACTTCGAAGAAGCCTTGCGGAAGGTCCAGCGGAGTGTTTCTCAAGCTGATATTGAACGGCATGAGAAATGGTTTAACGAATTTGGATCAGGATAG
- the LOC18784122 gene encoding gibberellin 3-beta-dioxygenase 1, with amino-acid sequence MPARLSDAFKSHPLNLQLKHPDFSSLQELPDSYAWSQNDDQYPSSPGSFGAEQDSVPVIDLSDPNALKLTGHACRTWGVFQVTNHGIPSKLLDDIESAGRSLFSLPVQQKLKAARSPDGISGYGFARISSFFQKLMWSEGFTIVGSPLDHFRQLWPQDYNKFCNIIEEYEKEMKKLAGRLMWLMLGSLGISKEDVKWAGPKGDFRDASAALQLNSYPACPDPDRAMGLAAHTDSTLLTILYQNNTSGLQVLREGTRWVTVPPLPGALVVNVGDLIHILSNGLYPSVLHQAVVNRSRHRLSIAYLYGPPDSVQISPLSKLLGPSQPPLYRPITWNEYLGTKAKHFNKALSSVRLCAPLNALVDVSDHNSVKVG; translated from the exons atgCCTGCAAGACTCTCTGATGCCTTCAAATCCCACCCTCTCAATCTCCAACTGAAGCACCCAGATTTCAGCTCATTGCAGGAGCTTCCAGACTCCTATGCATGGAGCCAAAACGATGACCAGTACCCTTCTTCTCCGGGCTCATTTGGGGCAGAGCAAGACTCTGTTCCAGTCATTGATCTCTCCGACCCCAATGCCCTTAAGCTCACAGGCCATGCATGTCGAACTTGGGGTGTCTTCCAAGTCACCAACCATGGCATCCCGAGCAAGCTTCTTGACGACATTGAATCTGCTGGCAGAAGCCTTTTCTCTCTGCCGGTTCAGCAGAAGCTCAAGGCCGCTCGATCGCCGGACGGCATTTCCGGCTATGGCTTTGCTCGGATATCTTCGTTTTTTCAGAAGCTCATGTGGTCTGAGGGCTTCACTATTGTTGGCTCCCCACTTGACCATTTTCGTCAACTTTGGCCCCAAGATTACAACAAATTCTG TAATATTATTGAAGAATATGAGAAGGAGATGAAAAAGCTTGCCGGCAGGCTGATGTGGCTAATGCTTGGCTCACTAGGTATATCCAAGGAAGATGTCAAATGGGCTGGGCCAAAAGGTGACTTCAGAGATGCATCTGCTGCCTTACAATTGAATTCGTACCCGGCTTGCCCGGACCCGGATCGGGCCATGGGTTTGGCAGCGCATACGGATTCTACCCTCCTCACAATCCTTTACCAAAACAACACTAGTGGCTTGCAAGTCCTCCGGGAGGGGACCAGGTGGGTCACGGTTCCGCCATTGCCCGGTGCTCTCGTGGTCAACGTCGGCGATCTCATCCATATATTATCTAACGGGTTGTACCCGAGTGTCCTTCACCAGGCAGTGGTGAACCGGAGCAGACACCGTTTATCCATCGCTTACTTATACGGACCCCCAGATAGCGTCCAAATCTCACCCCTTTCAAAATTACTAGGCCCAAGTCAGCCTCCTCTCTACCGGCCAATTACTTGGAATGAGTACCTTGGCACAAAGGCAAAGCATTTCAATAAGGCACTTTCATCTGTCCGCCTTTGTGCTCCTCTAAATGCATTAGTTGATGTAAGTGATCACAACAGCGTAAAAGTCGGGTAG